A stretch of DNA from Candidatus Oleimmundimicrobium sp.:
TCCATCGGGCAGCCGTAATGATCCTCGATCACGCAGGCCCAGCGGGCAAGCTGCACGATCTCGGCGTCGGTCAATACAAACCCAGCACGCTCGGCCCTTGACGTCGGCACGGTGCGCGTGGTGCCCTCGCCTGTGCGCGCATAGATCATCTTGTGCGCCTTGCCCCCAAGGCGCTTCTCGACGATCGGCACCACCCCCTCGCGCGCCAGCAAGGGCTTGAAGACCTGGTATTCATCGGGGTCCACGGTGCCCTGCACCACGGTCTCGCCCAGCCCCCAGGCGGCATCGATCACCACCACGCCCTCGAACCCGGTTTCGGTATCGATGGAGAACATCACCCCCGAGCCGCCGATGTCGGAGCGCACCATGACCTGAACGCCAACCGACAAGGCAACCTTCAGATGATCAAAACCCTTGGCCTCGCGGTAACTGATCGCTCGGTCGGTAAAAAGCGAGGCATAGCAGCGCCGGCAGGCATCCAGCAGCGCCTCTGCGCCCCGGATGTTCAGGAAGGTCTCCTGCTGGCCCGCGAAGCTGGCGTCCGGCAGATCCTCGGCGGTGGCCGATGAGCGCACGGCAACATCCGCATCCTTGCGTCCGATACGATTGCACAGCGCGGCATATTCCGCACGGATCGCGGCGGCGGTTTGCTCGGGCCAGTCGGCCTTCAGGAAGGCCGCGCGCAGCGTCTGGCCGGTTTCCGCCAGCGTGGCCTTGCCCGTGTGCATCGCCTCCAGCGCTCCGGCGACAACCGCGCGCAGGCCGCCGGCATCGACGAA
This window harbors:
- a CDS encoding PEP/pyruvate-binding domain-containing protein is translated as MAETDMQIIRFDDLGRDDVARVGGKNASLGEMVRHLGARGVEVPPGFATTSHAYWQFVDAGGLRAVVAGALEAMHTGKATLAETGQTLRAAFLKADWPEQTAAAIRAEYAALCNRIGRKDADVAVRSSATAEDLPDASFAGQQETFLNIRGAEALLDACRRCYASLFTDRAISYREAKGFDHLKVALSVGVQVMVRSDIGGSGVMFSIDTETGFEGVVVIDAAWGLGETVVQGTVDPDEYQVFKPLLAREGVVPIVEKRLGGKAHKMIYARTGEGTTRTVPTSRAERAGFVLTDAEIVQLARWACVIEDHYGCPM